A DNA window from Streptococcus sp. LPB0220 contains the following coding sequences:
- a CDS encoding YqeG family HAD IIIA-type phosphatase has protein sequence MSIENYKPDFAVEAAYDLTVADLKKQGIKAVLVDLDNTLIAWNNPDGTPEMRQWLHDLRDGGIRVIVVSNNSPKRVKRAVEKFDIDYEAWSLKPFTFGIDRALKRFHYEKNEVVMVGDQLMTDIRAAHRAGIRSILVKPLVEHDSIKTQINRARERRVMKQMAEKYGPIVYKKGI, from the coding sequence GTGTCAATCGAAAATTACAAACCAGATTTTGCGGTGGAAGCAGCTTATGATCTCACCGTTGCAGACTTGAAGAAACAGGGCATCAAGGCAGTCCTCGTGGATTTGGATAACACCTTGATTGCATGGAATAATCCGGATGGGACTCCTGAGATGCGCCAGTGGTTGCATGACCTTCGTGATGGCGGGATTCGGGTTATCGTGGTGTCTAATAATAGTCCCAAACGGGTCAAGCGCGCTGTTGAGAAATTTGATATTGACTATGAAGCCTGGTCGCTTAAGCCCTTTACTTTTGGGATTGATCGTGCCCTCAAACGTTTCCACTATGAGAAAAATGAAGTGGTCATGGTCGGGGATCAACTGATGACGGATATCCGGGCTGCCCATCGTGCAGGCATTCGTTCGATTTTGGTCAAGCCTTTGGTTGAGCATGACTCGATCAAGACGCAGATCAACCGGGCGCGTGAACGCCGTGTCATGAAGCAAATGGCCGAAAAATATGGTCCAATTGTATACAAAAAAGGAATTTAA